AGTTCGAGAACGAGATCGGCGTCCTGCATTTCGCCACTATTTGCGGCCAATGTGCCGGTTCCGCTCGGCGCGCTCAACGCCACTGTCATGCCTTCCTTGCCCCAAGTGCTTCCGGCGTCGCCAGCCTCCAGCCGCACCAGATCGCCGCTGATCTTGGCGAGAGCTACACTCCCACCGTCGATGCGGCCCACCGCCAGCGCAGGCCTGCTTGTGGTGGTGTAGGTGAACGTGCACGCCGCGCCGTCCGGGAAGAGTTGTGCGATGTCCTCCCGGGTCAGGAATTCAAGATCGAGAATGGTGATCTCCGCCGTGGACAGCGCCTCGTCAAGGCTCACGATCTGCGCCGGTCCGCTTTCTGACTGTGCCGGACTGTCACCATTGGCGTCGATATCGTTCACCAGATAACGCATCTCGGCGATTTCCTTGTCCTGCGCATAGATGATCTCATCCGCCAACTTGCGCACGCGCGGGTCCGAGATATCGGCGCGGCTGGAGGTCATGATCGCGATCGAGTGGTGCGGGATCATTGCCCGCATGTAGCTGGTGTCGCCCACCGTCACCTGGCTGCGGACCAGCCAGAGCGAGGCGGCAAAGACCACAGCGGCACCGATGAAGATGGCGGCGTTAGCCGTCTTGCTGGAATACATCGACAGCATGAAGCCCAGCATGATGATCGCCATGGTGGCACCCATCAGGAGAGCCATGTAGACCCGCGTTTCCGACCAGAACACATGCGTCCAGAGGTAGGTATTGAGATACATCAGACCGAACATGACGACGGTAGATGTCGCGATCATCGCGAAAAAGCGGCCATATGACATGAAGTTGTCCTCTCTCGAAATCGTGAAGTATAGAGGTAGAACAACTTTCCCGCGCTGGAATGTTCCGAAAAAGCTGCAGCCAGTCGCACCTTATGGGTGGCGCTGCCCGCTGCGGGACATATCTTAATCCGCTGCCCTGGCGGTCCGGGTCTTATCCTCTTCCATAGCCAGATCTGCGAGAATCGGACAATCAGGCCTGTGATCGCCAGCGCAGGCATCGACAAGGTGCGACAGCGTCGCGCGCATCTCGGTCAGTTCTGCGATTTTCCGGTCGATCCGGTCGAGGTGTTCTTCGGCGATCTGCTTGACCTCGGCGCTGGCGCGGTCGGTGTCGGCATAGAGTTTCAGCAGGCTCCGGCAGTCCTCGATGGTGAAGCCCAAGGCGCGCGCCCGGCCGAGAAACGCCAGCTTGTGGACGTCGCTCTGCCGAAAGCTGCGATAACCGTTGGCACTGCGCAGCGGCTCGACCAGCCCGATGTCCTCGTAGTAGCGAATGGTCTTCGCGGGAAGGCCGGACATGTCGGCCACGTCTCCGATGTTCATGATAGTTTCCTCCTTGAGCTTATTCAGCCGGGACTGGTGACAGGTTGGCGGCAGAGCCGGGTTGCGCCTGTTCCTGCATCGCCGGGCGGACGCGGCGCAGGCGCAGCGCGTTCGTCAGTACGAAGACCGAGCTGAGCGCCATTGCCCCAGCCGCCAGCACCGGCGACAGCAGCAGGCCCGACACCGGGTAGAGCAGCCCCGCCGCCACCGGAATGAGGGCCACGTTATAGCCGAAGGCCCAGAACAGGTTCTGGCGGATGTTGCGCATCGTACGCCGCGACACTTCCAGCGCGTTGACCACGCCGCGCAAATCGCCCGACATTAGCACCACATCGGCGGATTCGATGGCGACGTCGGTGCCGGTGCCAATGCTGATGCCCACGTCCGCATGAGCAAGCGCGGGCGCATCGTTGATGCCGTCGCCTACAAAGGCGATGTGCTGGCTCGGGCCGCGCAGATCGTCCAATGCCGCCACCTTGCCATCGGGCAGCACGCCCGCGATCACATGGTCGATGCCGGTCTCGCGGCCGATGGCCTCTGCCGTCTCTCGCTTGTCGCCGGTGATCATGGCGACCTTCAGGCCCAGATCGTGCAACGCCCGGATGGCCGCCGCGCTGGACGGCTTTACCGGATCGGCCACGGCGATGACGGCGGCCACCCGCCCGTCGATGGCGGCATAAAGCGCGGTGCGGCCCTGTTCAGCCAGGCGGCGCTCGGCGTCGGCCAACGCGCCGATGTCCACCCCTTCGCGCGTCATCAGACGGTCGGCCCCCACCAGCACGTCGCGGCCTGCGACCTCGGCCCGGACACCGTGGCCCGTGATGGAGGTGAAGTTCCGCGCGTCGTGTCGAGTGACCGTCTCGGCTTCCGCCGCCCGCAGAATGGCCTCGGCGATAGGGTGTTCCGACTGCGCCTCGACCGCCGCGACCAGGGCCAGCACCTCGGCCCGTTCAAAGCCGTCGGCCAGCACCAGATCGGTCAGTTCGGGGCGCCCTTCGGTCACCGTGCCGGTCTTGTCCAGCGCCACCACATCCACTGTCGAAAGCTGTTGCAGCGCATCGCCCTTGCGGAACAGCACGCCCATTTCAGCGGCACGGCCGGTGCCGACCATGATCGAGGTCGGCGTGGCCAGCCCCATCGCGCAAGGGCATGCGATGATCAGCACGGATACACCCGCAACGAGGGCATAGGACAGGGCGGGCGAGGGGCCGACCAGCAGCCAGACGATAACCGTAAGCAGCGCCAGCGCCATGACCGCCGGCACGAACAACAGGGTGATCCGGTCGACCAGCCCCTGGATCGGCAGCTTGGCGCTCTGCGCCTCTTCGACCATGCGGATGATTTGCGCCAGCGTCGTATCCGCTCCCACGCGTGTCGCACGGAACTGGAAGGCACCGGAACCGTTGACGGTCCCGCCGGTGACGGGATCGCCCACCAACTTGGCGACAGGCACCGGCTCGCCGGTGATCATGCTCTCATCGACGCGGGCGCTGCCTTCGGTCACTTCACCGTCCACGGCAATCCGCTCTCCGGGGCGCACGAGCAGGATGTCGCCCGCGGCGATGCGCTCGATGGCCACGTCCTCAGGCTCTCCGTCCACCAGCACGCGGGCGGTCTTGGCCTGAAGGCCCAGCAGCTTCTGGATCGCTGCGCCGGTGCGGCCCTTGGCGCGCGCCTCCAGCCACCGGCCCAGCAGGATTAGCACGATGATGACCGCCGCCGCCTCGAAATAGACGGCACGCGACCGTTCGGGCAGCAGCGCGGGCGCGAATAGCGCCACGAGAGAATAGAGATAGGCGGCAGAAGTGCCGACCGCGACAAGGCTGTTCATGTCCGGCGCACGCTTGAGCAGGGCTGGAAACCCGCGCGTGTAGAAGCTGCGCCCCGGCCAGAGCAGAACCACCGTGGTCAGGACGAACTGGATCAGCCAGCTTGCTCGATGGCCGATCGTGTCGCCGATCAGACCATGCATGCCGGGGATCAGATGCGCGCCCATTTCCAGCAGAAACACCGGCAGGGTGAGGGCCGCCGCCAGGGCGGTCCTGCGGGCCAGCATCCGCGCCTCTTCATCCTTCCGGACACTCGTGTCTTCCGCCTCTCTGTCCTGCGGCAAGGTCGCGGGATAGCCTGCGTCACCCGCCGCCTTCAGCAGGTCTGCAACCGCAACCGCGCCTTCGAGATACGTTACCGTCGCAGTTTCCGAGGCCAGATTGACGTTCACGGCCAGCACGCCTGGCATCGCCGCCAAAGCCTTGTCCACCCGACCGACGCAGGACGCGCAGGACATGGAGGCCACGTTCAGGCGAGTGCTCTGCTTACGGGCCGGATAGCCAATCTCTTCCAGCTTTTCGACGATGTTCGAAATGCGCTCTGGCGCGTCGATCTGCGCCTGAGCGGTTTCGCTGGCGAGGTTGACTCGAACGTCGCTGACGCCCGGCAGGCCGGAAAGCCCACGCTCCACCCGCCCGACGCAAGAGGCGCAGGACATGTTCTGCAGGGAAAGTCGAAGGGTATGCGAATCCGACATGGGTGACTCCTGATCCTGGTCCTCCGAGAGATAAGGGTTCCATTCGCTGGAAGGTCAACAGATGCATCGAGGAATTTTTTCGGGCATTGACCTTCCCATAGGGGGACGGCCTAGATGGCAGCAGTAAGAAGGAGATCGTGATGATCAGGTTCAGCGTGCCGGACATGAACTGCGGACATTGCACCGCGTCGATAGAGAAGGCCATTGTGACGATAGACCCACACGCGACTGTCACCTGTGACCTGACTGCGCGTTCCGTCGAGGTAGATAGCGCATTGGATGAAAGCGCTCTGAAGGCAGCGATTCACGATGCGGGCTACGGATCGCAAAGACTGAGTTAGTCCCGGCACTTCCAGTCATTACTGAAGTACTCACTACCATTTTCGCGTCTTCTGTCTGACTGGTGAACGTTGCTATGTATCTATTGCGCAACAGTTTTGAGCGCTCGCAGCGAGAATTCGCCTGCCTCGCTAGAATGTGCCAAACCTTCCCGCGCTGTAAGCGTTGACTAATTTGTCAAAACGTCCAAGTTTCCGTTCATGAGAATGCGTGTCGCCACTTCGGTATGGGTGAAATTCCTCACTTGCTTCGCTTTTGCGTTGGCATTGGTTCTGTCTCCACCTTCTGCGGCACACGCGGCCTCGGGAATGCATGATGGTCAGCATTCTGGATCGATCAGCGCCCTTCTCAGCGAACCGACAGTTGGTCAGGGAACTGATATCCACGCCGACCACATGAAACACCCGGCGACAGTTGACGTGGATGACATATCCTCCGACATTGGTGAAACAGAGCATCAATCAACTCAGTGTTGTAACGGAATATGCATTTCTGTCGTCATTCCAGACGCAGACTTGGTATTCCCGGATCCTATTGCTGCGAAAAAATATATGATCCTGAGCGGTCAGACGCATTCCGTCGAAACAGCAGGGTTTTTTCGGCCCCCTCGATTCCTGATCTGAACCGGCGCCCAAATCGGGTGTGAGCCTTGCGCAGAGTCTGCGTGAGACAACGTTCACCAATCAGGTTACTTTCATGAAAATTCATCTACTTATGGGGGCTTCGGCCCTCGGGCTTGGCGCATGCGCCTATGAGCCCACCCCGTTGCCGTCCGTCGCGACCCAACAGGCCGTCGCCAACACGGCAGTTTCATCGCCGATCAGCTATCAGGACCCCTTGGCGGGCTACACCTATCGCGGCCCTACAGGTCCCCGCGACTGGCGTTCCGTCAATCAAGAACAGACGGAGGGCAACTGATGCGGGTATCGAAGTTTCCGCTGGTTTTCGGCTTTCCGCTAATCTTAGGTGCCTGTGCTACAGCTGTACCAGGCATCTACACGGAACCAAAAGCTGGCTTCGCCAATATTTCCAGCCAGGTCACACCAGCCATCGGCAAACGGACAGCCTTCGCCGAAACCCAGGCCGAAAACGAGGCCTTGAAGAAGCAGGTGCACGCAATGGTGCACCGCAAGACCATTTCGGCGGACACCGCCGTTCAGGTCGCGCTTCTGAACAACAAGGGGTTGCAGGCGTCATATGCGAACGTTGGCCTATCTGCCGCAGAGGCCTGGCAGCAGTCGACGCCGGAAAACCCGATCGTGTCGATTGGTGTCTTGGGCATCGGTGCGCCGGAACTGGGTGCCTATAGGGCAATCGAAGGCCTGATCCGCTCCAACGTTCTTGATGCCACCACCCGTAAGCAGCGTACGGCCATTGCAGACGCAAACTTTCGGCAGGCTCAACTGAGCGCCGTGAACGACACGCTCGCACTGGCCAATCAGACGCGGAAGGCATGGGTCGACGCCGTAGCTGCCTTCGAGGCCGTGAGCTATCTGCGCCGCGCGAAAGCGACCTCTGACGCCGGATCGGAATTGGCGATGAGGCTTGGCGAGACCGGCGCGCTGAACAAAGCCGGGCAGGCCCGTGAACAGGCCTTCAACGCCGAACTC
The genomic region above belongs to Paroceanicella profunda and contains:
- a CDS encoding heavy-metal-associated domain-containing protein encodes the protein MIRFSVPDMNCGHCTASIEKAIVTIDPHATVTCDLTARSVEVDSALDESALKAAIHDAGYGSQRLS
- a CDS encoding DUF305 domain-containing protein → MSYGRFFAMIATSTVVMFGLMYLNTYLWTHVFWSETRVYMALLMGATMAIIMLGFMLSMYSSKTANAAIFIGAAVVFAASLWLVRSQVTVGDTSYMRAMIPHHSIAIMTSSRADISDPRVRKLADEIIYAQDKEIAEMRYLVNDIDANGDSPAQSESGPAQIVSLDEALSTAEITILDLEFLTREDIAQLFPDGAACTFTYTTTSRPALAVGRIDGGSVALAKISGDLVRLEAGDAGSTWGKEGMTVALSAPSGTGTLAANSGEMQDADLVLELGPGLRAGYRGHYGCGA
- the cueR gene encoding Cu(I)-responsive transcriptional regulator produces the protein MNIGDVADMSGLPAKTIRYYEDIGLVEPLRSANGYRSFRQSDVHKLAFLGRARALGFTIEDCRSLLKLYADTDRASAEVKQIAEEHLDRIDRKIAELTEMRATLSHLVDACAGDHRPDCPILADLAMEEDKTRTARAAD
- a CDS encoding heavy metal translocating P-type ATPase — protein: MSDSHTLRLSLQNMSCASCVGRVERGLSGLPGVSDVRVNLASETAQAQIDAPERISNIVEKLEEIGYPARKQSTRLNVASMSCASCVGRVDKALAAMPGVLAVNVNLASETATVTYLEGAVAVADLLKAAGDAGYPATLPQDREAEDTSVRKDEEARMLARRTALAAALTLPVFLLEMGAHLIPGMHGLIGDTIGHRASWLIQFVLTTVVLLWPGRSFYTRGFPALLKRAPDMNSLVAVGTSAAYLYSLVALFAPALLPERSRAVYFEAAAVIIVLILLGRWLEARAKGRTGAAIQKLLGLQAKTARVLVDGEPEDVAIERIAAGDILLVRPGERIAVDGEVTEGSARVDESMITGEPVPVAKLVGDPVTGGTVNGSGAFQFRATRVGADTTLAQIIRMVEEAQSAKLPIQGLVDRITLLFVPAVMALALLTVIVWLLVGPSPALSYALVAGVSVLIIACPCAMGLATPTSIMVGTGRAAEMGVLFRKGDALQQLSTVDVVALDKTGTVTEGRPELTDLVLADGFERAEVLALVAAVEAQSEHPIAEAILRAAEAETVTRHDARNFTSITGHGVRAEVAGRDVLVGADRLMTREGVDIGALADAERRLAEQGRTALYAAIDGRVAAVIAVADPVKPSSAAAIRALHDLGLKVAMITGDKRETAEAIGRETGIDHVIAGVLPDGKVAALDDLRGPSQHIAFVGDGINDAPALAHADVGISIGTGTDVAIESADVVLMSGDLRGVVNALEVSRRTMRNIRQNLFWAFGYNVALIPVAAGLLYPVSGLLLSPVLAAGAMALSSVFVLTNALRLRRVRPAMQEQAQPGSAANLSPVPAE